The genomic stretch CGCAGGATTTGGCGGGCAAGACCGTCGAATTTGTCATCCCGTTTGCTGAATCGGGCGGCTCAGCAGCATGGGCAAACTTCTTCGCGCCGCTTCTCAGCAAGCATCTCGCCGGCAATCCGACGGTAGTCGTGCGCTATCGCCCGGGAGCCGGATCGACGGAGGGTGCGAACTGGTTCCAGGAGCAGAAGACGGCCGACGGAACGCTGATCTTCGGGACCTCCGGCAGTACGCAATTCCCCTACCTGCTGGATGATCCCCGGGTCCGCTACGAGTACAAGGACTGGAAGGTCGTCCTTTCATCCGGTACCGGCGGCGTCGTCTATCTGCCGCCGGATCTGGGCGAGCGGTTCGACGGCGACTTCGACGACCTGAAGGATGAGAATTATCTCTACGGCTCCCAGGGAGCGACAACGCTTGACCTGGTGCCGCTGCTCGCCTTCAAGCTTCTCGGACTGCAGGTTGATCCTGTCTTCGGGATCGAAGGCCGTGGCGACGGACGCCTGATGTTTGAGCGTGGCGAGGCCAATATCGATTACCAGACCACCTCCGCCTACCTCAAGAGCGTGGTTCCGCTGGTCGAGCAGAAGCTCGCGGTCCCAGCCTTCTCCTACGGTGCGCTCGATGCTGATGGCAACATTGTCCGCGATCCCACATTCCCCGACCTGCCGAGCTTCAAGGAAGTCTGTGAGGCAACCGAAGGGTGTGAGACTTCCGGCGTCGGCTGGGATGCCTGGAAGGCCTTCTTTGTTTCCGGCTTCGCGGCGCAAAAGCTCATCTACCTGCCGGGTGGCGCAAGCCAGGAAGTGGTGGACATGTACACCAAGGCATTCGAGGACATGATCGCGCAACCGGAGTTTGCCAAGAACTCGGAAGAGACACTCGGTGTCTATCCGCAAGGCGTCGGCAAGGCTGCGATGGCAGCCCATGAACAGGCCATCACCGTCACCCCTGAAGCCAAGCAGTACGTCCTCGACTGGCTGAAGGAAGACTACGGCATCACCATGCAATGATCCGGCAGGGTGCCCGGCGCGGCCATTGGCCATGCCGGGCGCTTCGTCACGTCGTTCGCATCTGAAAGGCCTTCTTCATGGACATTCTCTCTACGGCCCTGCCGGCCCTCGGTGAGGCCTTCGTCCTTCTGCTGCAGCCGCAGCAGCTGATGTTTCTCACGCTTGGGGTCCTGCTCGGTCTCGCGGTGGGCATATTGCCAGGCCTGGGGGGGATCGCAGGGTTGTCCCTCGTTCTACCCTTCATATACGGCATGGACACGGTGTCCGGACTGGCGCTGATGGTTGGCCTGATCGCAGTCATCCCCACGTCCGACACGTTTTCCTCCGTCCTGCTCGGCATCCCCGGATCGAGTTCAGCCCAGGCGACTGTGCTCGATGGCTTCCCCTTGGCGAGGAAGGGGCTTGCTGCCCGCGCCCTCTCGGCCGCTTTCATGTGCTCGCTCTATGGCGGCCTGATCAGTGCGATCATCCTGACCTTTTTCATCTTCATTGCACGACCGCTCATCCTGGCATTCGGCCTTCCGGAAATGCTGATGCTGACCGTGCTCGGCCTGTCCATGGTCGCAATCCTGGCGGGGAGGGTGCCGCTGAAAGGAATCGTTGCGGCGGGTATTGGGCTCCTCGCTGGAACGATTGGGGCGGCGGGTGCCGGCGGCAGCCTGCGCATGACGACCTATGACTTTCCTTACCTGGTGGACGGTCTGCAACTCATCATCGTGGGTCTGGGCATGTATGCCGTACCTGAGATCGTCTCGCTGCTGAGGGAAGACCAGAGCGTGGCGCAGGGCAATAAGCTTGGTGCCGGCTGGTTCGACGGGGTCCGTGACTGGTGGCGCAACAAGTGGCTGTCGACCAAGGGGGCGATGATCGGTGTCATCGTCGGGATCATCCCCGGTCTGGGCGGATCGGTGGTCGACTGGATCGCTTATGGTTACACGGTGCAGTCTTCGAAGGATCGCGAAAACTTCGGGAAGGGCGACATCCGCGGCGTGATCGGGCCGGAATCCTCCGCCAATGCCACCATGGGCGGAGCACTGGTGCCGACGCTGATCTTCGGTATTCCGGGCTCGGGCACCATGGCGGTGTTCCTCGGAGGCCTTGCGCTGCTCAACCTGTCGCCGGGCCTGCACATGGTGCGCCAGAACCTCGACGTGACCTATACGATCGTCTGGTCGCTCGCCCTGGCGAACGTCATCGGGGCTGGGATTTGTATCCTCTTGTCCGCGCAGATCGCCAAATTTTCGAAGATCCGCTTCGCGATCCTGGCGCCATTCCTGTTCATGCTGATCTCGTTTGCAGCATTCCAGTCGCGGCAGTCGATCGGAGACCTCATCGCCCTGATCGCCATCGGCTTCCTCGGTATCCTCTTGCGCCGGTTTGACTATTCGAGGCCAGCCTTCCTGATCGGGTTCGTTCTCTCGAACCAGGCAGAGGCATTCGCCAACATGGCGAACCAGATCGCGGGAGCACGCTTCAACCGTGGCTTCTGGGCCGGCATGGAGTATATCGCATCGCCGCTGGCGCTGACGATCCTTGCGCTGACCATCGTGTCGATCGTCGTCGGGCTGCGCAGTGCGAAGTTCATCAACGAGCATGACGCAGAAGCGAGCGGGGGAAAACGGACCTCCGTGATCTTCCTTCTTTGCATCACCACCTATGTTGCGGTCTCGGTCATGGACGCGGCGATGATATCGCGGCTCGGGGATAAGATCTTCCCACTCACGGTTGGGCTCGTCACGCTTGCGGCCTGTGCGGGCCTGCTGGTCCGGATGCGCCGCGCGCCGGAAACAGATCCCGTCTTCGTCGATCTCGAACGCGGTGGGCCCGACGAGAAGCTTCCGGTCGGACTATGGTCGACGCTGGCCTGGTTCGCCATGCTTCTCGCAGCCTCTCTGTTGTTCGGCTTCGTGATCGGACTCACGCTCTTCCTGCTGGCGTTCTTCCGCACCCGGGCAAGGCTCGGACTGCCGATGACGCTGATCTACACCGCGGGCGGAGTTGCTGCGATCATCCTCTTTGCCGGGGTTCTCGGACGCGATTTCCCGCCCGGCCTCCTGCAGGCTTACACCGACCTGCCCTGGCCGCTGAGGTAAATCCGCACCTACGCCCCGGCTGGCGCTGGGGCGGTTCATCCGCCCTCACAGGCGAACGATCTTCTGACGATAAAATTGGAGTTGCTGCGTGGTTGAGCGCAAGATGTATGGTTTGCTGGCCGAAGCATTCAGGCAGGAGGGGGTCGATACCTGTTTTGCCCTTCTGGGCGATGCCAACATGAACTGGGCAACTGCCCTTTCAGGGCTCGGCACCGACATGGTCTATGTCCGCCACGAACATTGCGCGGTTGCGGCTGCCATGGCCTATGCACGGAAAACCGGAGACGTGGGTGTGGCAACGGTAACCTGCGGTCCGGGGCTGACGCAGGTTCTCACGGCGCTGCCAGCGGCCGTCCGGGCGCAACTGCCGCTTGTCATTTTTGCCGGAGAAGCGCCTCTGAAGGCGGCCTGGTACAATCAGGCGATTGACCAGGCGCCGTTCATCCGTGCGACCGGCGCAACCTATCATTCCCTCCATCATCCGCCTCGCATGGCTGAAGCGGTACGTGATGCGTTTCTTGAGGCGAGGACCACAAGCCGGCCCGTCGTGATTGGCGTGCCATTCGATCTCCAGGGCCTCAATATTGAGCAATCACCGACTTTACCCCGTCCCTCGACCGAGCTCGTCCCTAAAGTTGGTCCGATCCCGCCGAATAAGGACGATCTCGCCGATGCGGCGGCACGTATCAATGGGGCAAAACGCGTCATCGTGATGGCGGGCATGGGCGCGGTTGCCGCAGGGGCAGGACCTGCTTGCCGTCTACTGGCAGAACGGTGTGACGCAATGCTCGCTACTACGCTTCCGGCACGAGGCCTGTTCCATGATGATCCCTATTCCATCGGGGTGGTCGGCGGTTTTTCCAGCGCGGCCGCGCGGGAGTTGTTGGGTGAGGCGGATCTCGTCATCGGTGTCGGAACGATCCTGGCCCATCACAATGCGGAGGGCGGAAGGCTCTTCGGGCAAGCGCATGTCCTGCAGATCGACGTGGAGCCTCTGACGGTCAGCCAGGGACGCATTGCTGCCCACAGCCATGTCCGCGCGGATGCCCGGCTTGCCGTGGAAGCGCTAGCGGAACTCGTCAACCCCCGTCAGCTCGTGTGGAGGAGCGAGGAGACAACTACCCTTATCCGGGAAGCGCCGATCGATCCTGAGCCCTATGCCACGGAGCCCGGGCTTCTCGACCCGCGCGACGTCGTGGCGGCGCTTGAGGCAGCACTGCCGCGTGATTGGGAGATGGTGAATTCCTCCGGCCATTGTTCATTCTACTTCGCACACATGCCGTCGCGACCTCAGGAACGGTTCCTGACTATCCGGGAATTCGGCGCAATCGGCAACGGGATCGCTTTCGCCATGGGGGTGGCGGCCGCGCGCCCGGACGAAACGATCGTCTTGTTCGACGGTGATGGGAGCCTGCTGATGCATATCCAGGAGATCGAGACCATACGTCGTCACGGGATGAACATCCTCATCTGCGTGATGAATGACGGCGCCTATGGTTCGGAGATCCACAAACTGCGATCGGAAGGCCTGCCGGACGATGGAGCAGTCTTTGGCCGGCCTGACTTTGCAGCAATCGCCAGGGGGTTCGGCATCGGTGGCGAGACTATTGGCGATCTTTCCGATCTGCCCCGGCTCGTGGCCCAGTTCAGCCGGCGCGGTGGCGCGGCCATCTGGGATTTTCCCGTTTCCGACAAGGTGCTGTCACCGGTTATCCGGCGAGCGCATCCTCAACGAGCGTCCACGTGAGTGAGCCGAATGACGCGGGCTGGTCGTATGCGAGCGACCCAGGCGGCAGACCCCAAGATCTGCGGTCCGGCGCCGTCAAATGTTGGCGAGGCGATGGCGGATCATCTCCAGCAACGCTTCCGCGGGTGGCGAAAGTGGAACGCCGCGCCTCGTGATCGCGCCGATCCGGCGCGTCAGGTCCACATCGGAAAAGGGCAGGCCAACAATATTCGCCGGCGACTGATGCATCGTGAGGCGGGGCAGCACCGTCAATGCGACGCCGGAGGCCACCAGCGCCATGGCCGTGGCGGCATTCTGTACCTCGAAGCGCCAGTCGATCTGCTTGCCGACATCGCCCAGCGAGTTTTCCACCAGCTGGCGATTTGTCGACTGGGTGCGAATCCGAACCATAGGCTCTCCCAGGAGATCGGACCTTGTTACGTGGTCTTGCCGGGCAAGCCGGTGCCCCTTGTTGACCAGCAGCACGTAAGGTTCGGTGCACAGAGGTTCTGCTTCGATATCCCACGGTGTTGCGCTGATGATGGTAATCCCGAACTCGGCCTCGCCCTCCTTCACCAGATCCATGACGTGACCGGTAGGTTGGTCGAGAAGCACGATCTGAAACCCTCGGTGAAGGTCTGCGAAGGCTCTCATCACGTCGGGCAGGTAATAGCCGGCTATGGTCGGCAAGCAGGCGAAGACCAGGCGCCGGCGTGCCTCGCGGCCACTCTCCCTCACTCCCTGGTAAAGGCCGGAAAGCGTCTCCAGATGGCGCCGCACGTCCGGCAGCAGCGCCTGGCCTGCCTTCGTCAGAGAGACGTCGTGAGAGGTCCTGATCAGGAGGCGTGTATTGAGATCCTCCTCGATCTTCCGGATGCGGTGACTGAGCGCCGTCTGGGTGACATTCAGCTTGGCCGCAGCCTTGGAGAAGCTTCCGAGTTCGGCCACCGCGATGAAGGCTTCCAGCCCCAGATAATCTACTCGCATTCCGCTACCCCGGTGCCGACGAAGAGCCACGTTCCCATAAGACATCGGATGCGGCAATTGCCGCCGACTTTGCAAAGGCGCAGATGAACCACCTGTTGAACTTTCTCATGCCGCCCACCGTGGAGCCGACGGCGGCCCTCGTCATGTTGGCAGCGAGCACGGCTGCATCCTTCATAACCATTGCGTTCGGAATCGGTGGCGGCGTTCTGCTGCTGGCCGTCATGGCGATCCTGGTCCCGCCGGCGGCGCTCATTCCGGTGCATGGCATCATCCAGTTCGGCTCCAATATCGGTCGCGTCGTCTTCATGTTCCGATATATCAGCTGGGCAAGCACATGGTCGTTCATGGCGGGGACCGTGGTCGGCGTGATCGCCGGCGGAGCGGCGGCGCCCAATCTGTCGCCGGCGGTCGTACAGATGGGCGTCGGGCTGTTCGTGCTCTGGTCGGTCTTCATGAAGCCGCCTCGCTGGCTCAGCCGCATTCCGCTGGTCACGGGTGTCGTCTCGAGCTTCCTGACCATGTTCTTCGGTGCCACAGGACCGTTCGTTGCGACGTTCACCAAGTCGCTGGCGCTTGACCGCCATCGCCACGTCGCAACGCACGGCGCCATGATGTCGGTGCAGCATCTCCTCAAGACGCTCATGCTGAGCTTTCTTGGCTTCGCATTCGCACCTTGGATTGGCTTCATTGGTGCGATGATCATCTGCGGTGCCATCGGAACCTTCCTCGGCAGGCTCATTCTCGACCGGATCTCGGACAGGCGGTTCCGGCTTGCACTCGACATCACGCTCGTCGTCCTATCGCTCCGCCTGATCTGGTCGGGGAGCTCCATGCTCTGAGCGGGCAGGCCGGCATCAGCCGGCCGTCTCCATCTCGCGCTTTTCCTTGGCGTAGCGAACGAGCGCCAGGAATCGGTAGATGCCGTGCATGAACTTGCCATACGGCATGGTGATGAAAAGGCTGAAGACGACGCCGAGATGCACCGCAAGCAGCATTCCCATGGCGGGTGTCGCCCGGAAGACCAGGAGCAGCAGGCCGGTCGCGCTCGTCAGGAACAGCATTGCGAGAAACGCGACGTCCATCCCCATCCGCGAATGATCAAGCAGAAGGGGATCACGCTGCCATTTCGCCTTGAGAAGTCCGATCGGCCCGATGATGAGGCCGATCCCGCCGACTGTCCCGAGGATGACCGGCAGGTCATACCAGAAGTAGGGAGCCTCCCGGCCAACGATGTAGTGGTAGACCGTCGCTACGGACGTAGCGGCAAAGCAGAGCATGAAGCCGTAGAAGGTCAGGTGATGGTA from Pseudorhizobium banfieldiae encodes the following:
- a CDS encoding tricarboxylate transporter, translated to MRKDNLRRTVVAAALAGVVAGSVGTGAAAAQDLAGKTVEFVIPFAESGGSAAWANFFAPLLSKHLAGNPTVVVRYRPGAGSTEGANWFQEQKTADGTLIFGTSGSTQFPYLLDDPRVRYEYKDWKVVLSSGTGGVVYLPPDLGERFDGDFDDLKDENYLYGSQGATTLDLVPLLAFKLLGLQVDPVFGIEGRGDGRLMFERGEANIDYQTTSAYLKSVVPLVEQKLAVPAFSYGALDADGNIVRDPTFPDLPSFKEVCEATEGCETSGVGWDAWKAFFVSGFAAQKLIYLPGGASQEVVDMYTKAFEDMIAQPEFAKNSEETLGVYPQGVGKAAMAAHEQAITVTPEAKQYVLDWLKEDYGITMQ
- a CDS encoding tripartite tricarboxylate transporter permease — protein: MDILSTALPALGEAFVLLLQPQQLMFLTLGVLLGLAVGILPGLGGIAGLSLVLPFIYGMDTVSGLALMVGLIAVIPTSDTFSSVLLGIPGSSSAQATVLDGFPLARKGLAARALSAAFMCSLYGGLISAIILTFFIFIARPLILAFGLPEMLMLTVLGLSMVAILAGRVPLKGIVAAGIGLLAGTIGAAGAGGSLRMTTYDFPYLVDGLQLIIVGLGMYAVPEIVSLLREDQSVAQGNKLGAGWFDGVRDWWRNKWLSTKGAMIGVIVGIIPGLGGSVVDWIAYGYTVQSSKDRENFGKGDIRGVIGPESSANATMGGALVPTLIFGIPGSGTMAVFLGGLALLNLSPGLHMVRQNLDVTYTIVWSLALANVIGAGICILLSAQIAKFSKIRFAILAPFLFMLISFAAFQSRQSIGDLIALIAIGFLGILLRRFDYSRPAFLIGFVLSNQAEAFANMANQIAGARFNRGFWAGMEYIASPLALTILALTIVSIVVGLRSAKFINEHDAEASGGKRTSVIFLLCITTYVAVSVMDAAMISRLGDKIFPLTVGLVTLAACAGLLVRMRRAPETDPVFVDLERGGPDEKLPVGLWSTLAWFAMLLAASLLFGFVIGLTLFLLAFFRTRARLGLPMTLIYTAGGVAAIILFAGVLGRDFPPGLLQAYTDLPWPLR
- a CDS encoding thiamine pyrophosphate-binding protein; the encoded protein is MVERKMYGLLAEAFRQEGVDTCFALLGDANMNWATALSGLGTDMVYVRHEHCAVAAAMAYARKTGDVGVATVTCGPGLTQVLTALPAAVRAQLPLVIFAGEAPLKAAWYNQAIDQAPFIRATGATYHSLHHPPRMAEAVRDAFLEARTTSRPVVIGVPFDLQGLNIEQSPTLPRPSTELVPKVGPIPPNKDDLADAAARINGAKRVIVMAGMGAVAAGAGPACRLLAERCDAMLATTLPARGLFHDDPYSIGVVGGFSSAAARELLGEADLVIGVGTILAHHNAEGGRLFGQAHVLQIDVEPLTVSQGRIAAHSHVRADARLAVEALAELVNPRQLVWRSEETTTLIREAPIDPEPYATEPGLLDPRDVVAALEAALPRDWEMVNSSGHCSFYFAHMPSRPQERFLTIREFGAIGNGIAFAMGVAAARPDETIVLFDGDGSLLMHIQEIETIRRHGMNILICVMNDGAYGSEIHKLRSEGLPDDGAVFGRPDFAAIARGFGIGGETIGDLSDLPRLVAQFSRRGGAAIWDFPVSDKVLSPVIRRAHPQRAST
- a CDS encoding LysR family transcriptional regulator; its protein translation is MRVDYLGLEAFIAVAELGSFSKAAAKLNVTQTALSHRIRKIEEDLNTRLLIRTSHDVSLTKAGQALLPDVRRHLETLSGLYQGVRESGREARRRLVFACLPTIAGYYLPDVMRAFADLHRGFQIVLLDQPTGHVMDLVKEGEAEFGITIISATPWDIEAEPLCTEPYVLLVNKGHRLARQDHVTRSDLLGEPMVRIRTQSTNRQLVENSLGDVGKQIDWRFEVQNAATAMALVASGVALTVLPRLTMHQSPANIVGLPFSDVDLTRRIGAITRRGVPLSPPAEALLEMIRHRLANI
- a CDS encoding sulfite exporter TauE/SafE family protein; translated protein: MNHLLNFLMPPTVEPTAALVMLAASTAASFITIAFGIGGGVLLLAVMAILVPPAALIPVHGIIQFGSNIGRVVFMFRYISWASTWSFMAGTVVGVIAGGAAAPNLSPAVVQMGVGLFVLWSVFMKPPRWLSRIPLVTGVVSSFLTMFFGATGPFVATFTKSLALDRHRHVATHGAMMSVQHLLKTLMLSFLGFAFAPWIGFIGAMIICGAIGTFLGRLILDRISDRRFRLALDITLVVLSLRLIWSGSSML